Sequence from the Paenibacillus tundrae genome:
TTGAACCCGGGAGGTCACCGAAACGGGCTGGATCTCCGGTTACGGCGAGCACATGATTAATTCCGAGCGCATCAAAGCCCATCATGTGGGATTGCGTACCGATCAGATTACGATCCCGGCATGCGATATGCACAAGCGGGCGCAGTCCTGTGCGATCTTGAACGAGATGTCCCAGAGCCATATTACTCATCCGGGTAACAGCAAGCGAGTTATCAGCAAGTGTTAATGCGTCAGCTCCTGCTGCTTTGAGTACCTCGGCGCCTTTCATGAATTTGGCGATATCCAGATCACGTGGTGGGTCAAGTTCAACGATAACCGTATGACGTTGCTTCACTAGATCAACAATTGTAGGTTGTCCTCCACGACCAGCACGTTCATCTACATTTTCATGTAGGACAATGCGTGGTTTGGGATCTGTTAGGTCAGGCTGGACAATCGGAGCAGCTTGATAGTCGGCCAAGGCTCCAGCCATAGCAGCGATATGATCAGGCGTTGTTCCGCAGCAACCACCGATAATCCGAGCACCCAAGTCTGCAAACTGTACTGCTGTCTGACCGAAGTACTCTGGAGTTGCACCATAACGGAATTCACCATCTACATAATCCGCGGCTCCCGCATTAGGATAGACGGACATCGGAATACCAATCCGCCCAGATACCGTTTCCATCGCACGCATAATACCGTTAGGACCTGTGCGACAGTTGAAGCCAATCACATCAGCACCTTGTTCACGCATAATCCGGAACGCCTCAGGCATTGTATATCCATCCAGTGTATGACCAACATGCTCAACCGCAAATTGTCCAATTACGGGCAGGTCACTCAGCTTACGAGTCTGCAGAAGGGCAATGTCCATCTCCTCGATATCATAGAAGGTTTCAAGGAGAATGCCGTCTACTCCTTCGTCAAGAAGTGCAAAAATCTGTTGCTCATAAAAGCGTTTCAGCTCGCTTGTAGATACATTCGTGCGTTTCCCCCCGCGAATTGAACCTACAGCACCAAGCACATAACCTTTACTACCTGCCACTTCCTTGGCGATACGCACACCAGCCCGATTCACACTCTCAACCTTAGACTCCAGGCCAAACTTGGATAACTTATCATAATTGGCAGAGTATGTGTTCGTCTCGAATATTTCTGTTCCTGCATCTCGATAACGACGATGTACATCAGCCACCACTTCAGGTGAAATTAAATTCAACTCTTCATATGAAATGCCTACCGGGAATCCCATTTGATAAAGGAATGTTCCCATCGCCCCGTCTCCCACGAGAACCCGCTCCTGCATTACGCTCCGTAAATCCGCCTTCATCCCATTTCCCCCCGCCTGGCTGTGATCAATTTCATACTAATGTAACACAAAAAACGCTAAAAAACGAAGGAAAACACAGGTTTTTTCCCGGAATTATGATGATATATGTTCTGTTCTGTCTGTTCTCATGGAATGTATGGCTGAACATATATACCCAAATTCTATTTCTGCAATACAAAAAGAGAGGCGCACAGGCCTCTCTTGGCTTAAATCTCCATTTTATGAGGTGATCCCTTTGAACACAACTTCCGCAGGCCCTGTCATATAAACGTGGTTATCTGATTCATTCCACTCAATGTGCAAATCTCCACCTTTGAGGCTAACGACAGCAGTACGGTCGGTGTGTCCGTTCAGAACTGACGATACGAGTGTTGCACAGGCTCCTGTTCCACATGCCAGCGTTGGTCCCGCTCCACGTTCCCATACACGCATATCTACATAACCCCGGTCACGAACAGTGGCGAATTCTACATTAATTTTTTTCGGGAACATCGGATGTACCTCTAGCAGTGGCCCCCATGTTGAGAGATCAAAATTCACAGCATCTTCTACATAAATAACAGCGTGCGGGTTCCCCATGGATACGGCGGTAAACTTAAATTGTTGACCATTCGCTTCAATGGAATGATCCACCACAGGATTTGCATCCACTGTTGTTGGAACCTTAAGCCCGTCCAAAATCGGCTCACCCATATCCACACGAACCGTCTCTACCTTACCATCACGAATGTTAAGGTTAACCGGTTGTACGCCTGCACCAATCGTCTCTATCGTAATATTCTCACCGGATACATGACCGTGATCATACACATATTTTGCGACACATCGAATGGCATTACCACATTGTTCGGCTTCGGAACCGTCTGAATTCATAATGCGCATCTGAAAATCTGCTTTCTCGGAAGGCAGTATATAGACGAGCCCATCCGCACCAATTCCGAAAAATCGGTTACACCATTTCACAGCCAATTCTGGCGCGTCTGCGGGAAGCTTTTCTTCTCCAAATACAACGATAAAGTCGTTGCCTAGTCCATGCATTTTCGTAAATTCCATATAATCTTCCCACTCCTTTTGGCAGTCTGCTGCCAAAGCATTTATTCATTTCAAGTTATGTTTTTTTTGAAAAGTCAGGCTCTTATGACTGGAAGAAGAGATGAAGCTCCGCTTCCAAAAAAAAGCTATCCTGCAAAATGGCGAAGCCGTTTGCTTCGACGCATTTTGAGGATAGCATAACGAAATTGGGAAGTAAAAGGTATTGATTTTATGCAGAAAACTTTGTACTTTTCGGAACGAAACGACCTGGTCCCATACGGCGACGGTTGCGACGGCCTCCCCACACGCTACCTGCCCCCATAAGGAACGTAGGAATTCCGGCAGCAACGATACAGATCGCCCATTCACGCAAGCCGAGTGGTACAGTTTTGAAGATCGGTTGCAGCGGCTCTACGTACATTACAATCAGCATCAGCACGACAGATGAAATGACTGCAAGGACCAAATATTTGTTTTGAAGCGGATTCCGATGAAAAATAGAACGCGAACTCCGGCAGTCAAACACATGGATCAGTTGAGCCAGAACCAATGTCGCAAAAGCCACAGACTGCGCCTTGATCAGTTGACCCGGATGATCCGGAGCGGCTTGTAATGTAAGCCAGAAAGCTCCCAGCGTACATAAACCGATCAGGACACCACGACTTATAATTTTCCAGCCCAATCTACGGGCAAAAATATTTTCCTTCGCACCACGTGGCTTGTGCTCCATGAGATCTTTCTCTGGCTGATCCACGCCCAGTGCCATAGCTGGAAGACCATCCGTCACGAGATTGACCCATAAAATCTGGATCGGTACGAGTGGCAAAGGCAAACCCATCATCATTGCGAAGAACATGGTCAATATCTCACCCACATTGGAGGCAAGTAAGTAACGAATAAATTTACGAATGTTCTCATAGATGTTACGCCCTTCTTCAATAGCAGCTACAATGGTTGAGAAGTTATCGTCACTCAAAATCAGGGCAGACGCTTCTTTCGTTACATCGGTGCCGGTAATCCCCATCGCGATACCGATATCCGCCGCTTTGATGGCCGGAGCGTCATTAACGCCATCCCCCGTCATCGCAACGACATGTCCTTTCCTTTGTAGCGATTTGACTATTCGTAATTTATGCTCAGGAGACACCCTTGAGAAGACATAAATCCCCTCAACGTGTTTATCCAGTTCGTCATCCGCCATGCCCGCTAACTGAAGTCCACTTAATGACTTTCCTCCTCGCGGAAGAATGCCGAGTTGTTGTGCAATGGCTTCAGCAGTTGTGCCATGATCACCCGTGATCATCACCGTTCGTATACCCGCTCTGCGGCAGGTTGCAATAGCATCCCTAACTTCACGGCGCGGTGGATCAATCATGCCTGCTAAGCCTACAAACACAAGCTGACTCTCCGCAGCGTTCTCATCTTCGACTCTTTCTTCTGGTCGTACATCACGATAAGCCATTCCAAGCACCCGAAGTGCTGAAGCAGCCATATTTTCGTTTGCAGCCATGACCTTCTGTCGTAAGGTTCCTGTGAAGGGTACTACTTTACCCTCCCATAAAATGTAGTTACATTGTCCAATCAGGACATCAGGAGCACCCTTGGTGTAGATCATTCGTCCTCCCTGATGATGAACAAGGACAGACATACGCTTTCGATCAGAATCGAATGGGAACTCTTGCTGACGTGCGTATAATTCTTTGAGCCCGTTAGGTGTTAGTCCCATTTTGGAAGCCAGCGCAACCAGTGAGCCCTCTGTCGGGTCACCTTTCAGTTCCCATACCACATCTTGGTCGGAATCTTTCTTCGAATCTTTGCCTTTTTTCTTATTCCGAAGCTCTTCTCCTCTATTCTCTACAATACTTGCGTTATTACAAAGAGCACTGATCTGCAATAGGCGTCGCAGCGTCTGGTCACTCTTCAGATCAACAGGACGTCCATTCTCAAGCATCTGTCCTTCTGGCGAATACCCGTCCCCGGTTACCTTAATTCCACGGCCCTCTAACCAGACATCTGTTACCGTCATTTTGTTTTGGGTGAGTGTACCAGTCTTATCTGAACAGATGACTGATGCGCAGCCTAACGTTTCGACAGATGGCAATTTCCGCACGATGGCTTTTCGCTTGATCATACGCTGTACACCTAACGCCAGAGCGATGGTAACAATCGCGGGCAATCCTTCTGGAATTGCGGCAACCGCAAGGCTGACCCCAGCGAGAAACATGCCTACAGCTGGTTGTCCATGAAGAATACCTGCAACGACAACCATGACAGTGAGTCCAAGAGCGACAAAAATCAATATCTTCCCCAACTGTTCAAGCCTGTGCTGTAGTGGTGTTTCCTGTTCATCGGTATTTTGGATCAGATCAGCGATTTTGCCCATCTCGGTATCCATACCCGTACGAATAACAACACCACGTGCCGTTCCGCGTGTTACCATCGTTCCCATGAATCCGATGTTCTTCTGATCTCCGAGCGGCACATCATCAGCGGCAATAGGCATACAATGCTTGCTTACAGGTACGGATTCACCAGTCAGAGCGGATTCCTCCACATCCAGGCTGTTCGTTTCCAGCCAGCGCACATCGGCAGGAATACGATCCCCACTTTCAACCAGCACAATATCACCAGGCACAAGCAGTTTAGCCGCAACCTGAATCTCTTGCCCTGATCGAAGTACTTTGGCGGCAGGAGCTGATAATTGCTTCAAGGCACGAAGAGATCGCTCCGCCCGAAATTCCTGTACAAACCCCAAAATAGCGTTGAGTACAATAATGGCCACAATCGTTACCGCGTCCAGATACTCCCCGAGCAGTCCGGATACCAGCGTCGCTCCCATCAACACGAGTACCATAAAATCCTTAAACTGATTCAGCAATAATGTGATTGGAGATATGCGTTTTCCTTCGCTCAGTTCGTTTGAACCGGCAACTTTCCTCTTCTCTGTTACAGCTTCGTCCGTTAATCCCTCCTGCGGGCTAACGCCAAGAGTATTACGCAGCTCTTCATCACTTAGCTGATGCCACTTGGTATGTTCCATGCTCCTTGGTTCCCTCCCAGTCTGTATTTCATCTGCAAAACTAGCTCACATGCATCACCGGCGCGCTGGTCGACAGGCTGTACACTATGCCGGACAAACTACCTAATCTATATGTATTCGGACAGACCCTTGATTAGCACACGGAAGGTGAATCCTTTCCCTAAGGGGCATAATAGGCTAAAATAAAAGTCTGTGGTTATATATACGCAACCGAGTTTAGCGTCCCATAGGTAGTAACAGCAAAACTACAACCGCCCTATCTTTTGTATACATAGCCCGGTTGCTCGTTTCAGTTAAAGAAGTTGTTCAAACATTGGTCTTTTTGAACACACACTTATAGATGTAGCATCTGGCATGAAGTCAGACGCTCGATAGAGAGGAAGTGGAGAAAATGGCACTCGACGGCATTGTAACCCGAGCCATTGTTCATGAACTACAAGGTTGTATCGGTGGACGTATCAGTAAGATCCATCAGCCTAATGGTCATGATGTCGTGCTCACCCTGCGTGCTCAGCGCGGTAACAGTAAACTGCTCGTATCAGCAAGTCCAACCTATCCCCGCGTGCATTATACAGAAAAGACGTTCCTGAATCCCACGGAAGCTCCGATGTTCTGTATGTTGCTTCGTAAACATTGTGAAGGGGCAATTATAGAGAACATTCGGCAGATTGGCATGGAACGTATCATTCATATCGATGTGCGGCAGCGCGACGAATTGGGAGATGTTTCGGTAAAACGCATCATCATTGAACTTATGGGAAGGCACAGTAATATTATTTTGCTTGATCCTATCACCGAAACTATTCTAGACGGTATTCATCATGTCACTCCATCCATCAGCAGTTACCGGGTAGTCATGCCTGGTTTCTCGTATACTGCACCGCCAGAACAACATAAGAGTAATCCGCTTGAAATTAGCAAAACGGAGTTCGAGAATAGCTACACCGCTGCCGAAGAGGATGCTTCACGCTGGCTCGTGAATGCGTTTAGCGGTCTAAGTCCGCTAATTGCAGGTGAGATTACTGCTCGGGCCGTTGCTGCTGACAGCGAAAAGCTATCTTCAACCGAGGGTGAGGGCCGCATCGAGGCGGAAGCGCTATGGAATGCTTTTGAATCCGTAATGGGACTCGTTAAGGACAATGTCTACACCCCTGTCACTGGCATGAACGCCAAGGGCAAAATGATCTTCTCTGCCATTCAGCTTCAGAGCATTCAAGATGGCGAGAAAACGTATGACACGATCAGCAAATGTATGGAAGATTACTACGGAGATAAAGCCGAACGGGATACCGTGAAGCAAAGAGTAAGTGACTTGCTCCGCTTCCTGCAAAACGAACGAAGTAAAAATATCAAAAAGTTGGATAACCTGAATAAGGATCTACTAGAAGCGGATGATGCGGACAAGTTCAGATTGTGGGGAGAGCTTCTATTTGCCTCGCTGCACCAGGTTAACAAAGGCGACAAAACAGCTCAGCTTGTTAATTTCTATGATGAAGATCAAGCAACCATTACGATCCAGCTTGACCCGTTACTTACGCCGTCCGATAACGCTCAGCGTTATTTCAAGCGGTATAACAAGTACAAGAACAGTCTAGCTGTCATTCATGATCAGCTTGGAAAAACGAAGGACGAGATCGCTTATCTAGACAACCTGCTGCAACAGCTATCCATCGCATCCATGAACGACATTGAAGAAATTCGAGATGAGCTTGTGCAACAGGGATACCTTCGTGACCGTAACAAAAAGGGCAAAAAGAAAAAGAAAAATGATCGTCCTACTGTACATCAGTTCACCTCCTCAGAGGGGATTGATATTCTTGTAGGTAAGAACAATTTGCAGAATGAATATGTGACGAACCGCTTAGCATCCGCTAATGATACGTGGCTGCATACAAAAGACATCCCAGGATCACATGTTGTCATCCGCAGCACTGACTTTGGCGAAGCTACATTGGAAGAAGCCGCACAGCTCGCAGCCTATTTCAGTCAAGCCAAAGAGTCCAGCAGCGTACCTGTGGATTACACGTTTATCCGCCATGTGCGTAAGCCAAGTGGTGCCAAACCTGGTTTTGTCATCTATGATCACCAGAAAACCTTGTTTGTTACACCCAATGAGGAACTGATCAAGAGTCTGCCTTCCACCATCAAAAATGGATAGATCATTACTCATCCTAAATTGAGTGCAAATACAATTAATCCCCTGACCATCCCATGGTTAGGGGATTTTAATTTTTCGGGAATAGACGGGCTTACGTATCAACCCAGATATGCAGTATTGAATTTTTATTCATCAAACAGTATTATAATTCAATTAATATTTTATTATCTTATCGAAAAGAGGGTTATTACATGACTGTTATTATTCGAACTACCCAACCTGAGGATTTAATTCCACTTACTGCACTCATGCATGAATATATAGTAGGATTTTATAACAACCTTTGGCCTGGTGACGAAGCTATCCACCTTTTGATCAACAACCTGCTCAATCATCAGATCGGGGTTCAATTCGTGGCGGAGCAAGATAATCAACTGATTGGATTCTCCACATTATATTTTACCTACAGCACAATGAAAGCAGAACGTGTAGCGATTATGAATGATCTTTTTGTTGTAGAAGCATTCCGAGACAGCGAAGTTGAAACTAAATTATTCGAACAGTGTCAGCAATATACGCGTGAACACGGGTGCCCTTATATGTCCTGGATCACAGCAGAAACCAATGTACGCGCGCAGCAATTATTCGAACGTCTTGGAGCAACGCGTGGTGCATGGGTGAATTACTCAATCACATAATTTTATAATTCAAAAAAAACATGTGAGCACGATGGGTTACCCCCTCATGTTCACATGCCTACAATGATTATTTAACCTGACTATCCATCTTCGGAAAAGAGAAATCATTTCTACGTTGTTCTTAGGCTCTCTTCTCTAACCAACGATCAAGACTCCCTATTGCGCCTCGCTGCTATTTGCAGGCTCTGCAACACGTCAACTGCGACCGACTTGCTGCCAAGATCCCCATGGAAAACCACACCTTGTCTCACACCGTGATAATCCGACCCTCCGGTCTGAATCAAGCCAAATTCAAGAGCAAGGTCAGCATACTTGCGCTCCTCTGCCAAATCATGATCCGCGTGGAACACCTCAATACCGTCGGGTTTCGAGTTCTGAATGATCTCTCGAACAAGCTCGTCATTCCCATACAAACCAGGATGTGCTATAACAGCGGCTCCGCCTGCCTCCCGAATCCATCGGCACGCCTCCTCTGGAGCCACCCGGGGAACGGACACAAATCCCGGCTTTCCTTCTGCTAGATAACGATCAAATGCATCTCGCATATCCGTCGCATATCCTTTGTTTACTAGTACATCAGCCATATGTGGTCTGCCAATGCTCTCATCCGGCTCCAGTGGACGCCCAAGTCCTTCAATTACTTCCTGCCAGCTAATCGCGAGTCCCAGCTCTTGCAGCTTGGCAATAATCCGATGATTGCGCTCCTCACGCGCTTCCCTTAAGTTTCGCAAGCGCTCCAGAAACGTCTTATCCTCAATATTTACATAATAGCCAAGCACGTGAATGTCTCTTCCACCTGCACGAGTACTAATTTCAACGCCAGCTACAACCTTAATTCCGAGTTCTTCCCCTGCACGTAGTGCTTCAGCTACACCAGCTACCGTATCATGATCCGTGAGCGCCACTGCCGCCAAACCTTTATGTTTAGCAAGCTCCACATTGGCCGTGGGTGACTGCATCCCGTCAGAAGCTTGGCTATGAGTATGAAGATCGCAACGTCCGTTAGGCTGATTCATCAAGAACGACTCCCTTCGATATGGCTTGAATTATTGTTGTAACTCGACCTGCTCCTGCTCCCGCAAATAGTTTAGAAAAGCTACCGCTGATAAGGGCAGTAACGAAGATTTGAGATGAATCGCATAGAATTGACGTTTGAATTCCAGTCCACGAATATCGACGATATGAACCAGACCAAGCGCAATTTCGTGTTGAACAGATGATGGTGATAACATCGTTATGCCCACACCGGCCTCAACGGCTGATTTTACCGCACCAGTACTGCCGAGTTCCATGACTACGTTCATGTCCTGAGGATCTATTTTTCTTTTTTGCAGCTGATCTTCCATCACTTGCCGTGTCCCCGAACCCTTCTCCCGCAATACAAATGGATAAGACATTACTTCTTCCAGCTCTACCTCACCTCGCTGAGCAAGGGCATGCCCCGCCGGAACGATCAGCTTCAGCTCATCCTTCATCACAGGCTCTACGATCATATCCGGATGATGAATAGGCGCTTCAATCAAGCCAAAGTTTAACTGGTGCTTCAGAATCTCATCCATGATTTGTGTTGTATTCATGACTTTCATTACGATTGAAATATCGGGATATTGACGAGCAAAAGGTCCTAGCATTCGAGGCAACACATACTCTCCAATCGTCAAGCTAGCCCCGAGCTGTAATCTCCCCTGGAGCTTTTGTGTGAATGCAGACATCGCTTCATCTGTGTGTCTAACCAATTCAACACTTCGTTTCGCATGAGGGAGTAATGTCATTCCCGCCTCAGATAATTCTATTTTTTTGGTGGAACGGTGCAGTAGTTTGGTGCCAAAGTAATCCTCCAGCGACTGAATCTGCATCGTCACCGCAGGTTGAGTCATATGTAACGCCTGAGCAGCCGCAGAGAAGCTTCCCTTTTCGGCAACTGTATAGAAAATGTGTAATTGATGAAAATTCATATCTTCGCCCCTCTTCTGTACACTTACCTCATTGTATCCGATTTCGCGAATTCCAACAAAAAAAGCATGCAGCTTGTCTGCATGCCATGTAGCCTGAATCTATCATTTAAGAAAATGTGAGATCTCCCGATATCACTTATGCTTGCGACTGTTCTTGACTAGAGTCATCCGTCTTGAATGTCTCAGCCACGAATAATACGATTTCAAATCACGTAGCTCAATGGTCTCTGACATACGACCCAGAAACGTAACCACAATCATTTTGTGAAGTGGATTGCCGGCAATATCATATTCTCCTTCAAGTTCGGAAAATTCAGCAACAACAACCAGATCTTCATCAATCAGGTATACATCCTGCTCATTACGGTAGTATGGTGTAATACGATCCTGCTTCAGACACTCCCATAACCATGCCGCAATATGGTCATCATCATTACGTGTCGGCTCAATGCGATCTGCATACCGCATCTTGGCATGATGGGTAATGACGATGTCTGCCACTTTTTTGTCTCCAAGAGCTACGAAAAACGGCTCGTAGGTGCTCCAACGTTGCATCACCTTATCACGCATGGGAATCACTCTCCACCAGATAGGACTTTCTATCTATTTATTACCAAATATATTACAACATAAGTCCCGTAAGCTCAAGGTATATGTTAAGATTTTTTCATAAGACATGTACGATGTCAATTGAATAAAAGAGCGACTCCGAGGAGTCACTCTATATACTTGATGCACCATGAATCATAGATAATCGTTTGTTTTGCGATCATACTTTGATATTTAGATGCCGTAATAACTTGTCTTGTCCATCGTTTTACTTGCGTACTCCGTTTTGATCTCATTCCGATAGGAACGTTCAATTTTGCGCACATAGGAAAGTCGTTTCACATTTTTCATCGTATCTTCAGCACGTTCTGCATTAACATACATCACAACATAATGCATACGACGGGAGATGTAATGAACAGTGCCATACTTTTCTAAATTACGAGCCGCTTTCAAATCACTTACCCAAATAATGAATCCTGTCCTTTCCGCAAACATCTTCTTCCCCCGCCTTTCGATCATGGAGACCGGATGCTCACGCAGTCCGGCCTAATGGATTAAATCAAACGTCACTTTAACCGCAACTGCACTTCCCGCCGCTTCCGCAACCACCTTTGGGATTCGGATCATTGCTTGGAACTTTAATCGTAGTAGACACAGCATAAGCAATCGTCTCAGACATCTGATGCAGCATGTCGTCCAGGGCTTTCTCAGCCTGCTTGAAACGCGCCACTGCCTCAAAACCCTCTAATTCTAGTTCCAACGCTGTAACCTGATCCTTGGCTGCATGGAAGTCTGGATGAAAATGTCCAAAGCGCTGGGTTTCCTCGAATAGCTCTTTCTTGGCATTCAGCTTGCGTATACCGGCTTGAATCTCCGGGTTCGTCTCAACTTGCTGTTTCCAATATAAATAATCCGATACTTCGGCAGATTGGTTAATCATGTCGCCTAATTCATATGCGCCCGTTAACACTTGGGCCATATCGACCGTGTTCAATTCCGCTACGCTCATGAAATTC
This genomic interval carries:
- a CDS encoding YlbF family regulator, which produces MSVAELNTVDMAQVLTGAYELGDMINQSAEVSDYLYWKQQVETNPEIQAGIRKLNAKKELFEETQRFGHFHPDFHAAKDQVTALELELEGFEAVARFKQAEKALDDMLHQMSETIAYAVSTTIKVPSNDPNPKGGCGSGGKCSCG
- a CDS encoding PHP domain-containing protein; the protein is MNQPNGRCDLHTHSQASDGMQSPTANVELAKHKGLAAVALTDHDTVAGVAEALRAGEELGIKVVAGVEISTRAGGRDIHVLGYYVNIEDKTFLERLRNLREAREERNHRIIAKLQELGLAISWQEVIEGLGRPLEPDESIGRPHMADVLVNKGYATDMRDAFDRYLAEGKPGFVSVPRVAPEEACRWIREAGGAAVIAHPGLYGNDELVREIIQNSKPDGIEVFHADHDLAEERKYADLALEFGLIQTGGSDYHGVRQGVVFHGDLGSKSVAVDVLQSLQIAARRNRES
- a CDS encoding calcium-translocating P-type ATPase, SERCA-type, with the protein product MEHTKWHQLSDEELRNTLGVSPQEGLTDEAVTEKRKVAGSNELSEGKRISPITLLLNQFKDFMVLVLMGATLVSGLLGEYLDAVTIVAIIVLNAILGFVQEFRAERSLRALKQLSAPAAKVLRSGQEIQVAAKLLVPGDIVLVESGDRIPADVRWLETNSLDVEESALTGESVPVSKHCMPIAADDVPLGDQKNIGFMGTMVTRGTARGVVIRTGMDTEMGKIADLIQNTDEQETPLQHRLEQLGKILIFVALGLTVMVVVAGILHGQPAVGMFLAGVSLAVAAIPEGLPAIVTIALALGVQRMIKRKAIVRKLPSVETLGCASVICSDKTGTLTQNKMTVTDVWLEGRGIKVTGDGYSPEGQMLENGRPVDLKSDQTLRRLLQISALCNNASIVENRGEELRNKKKGKDSKKDSDQDVVWELKGDPTEGSLVALASKMGLTPNGLKELYARQQEFPFDSDRKRMSVLVHHQGGRMIYTKGAPDVLIGQCNYILWEGKVVPFTGTLRQKVMAANENMAASALRVLGMAYRDVRPEERVEDENAAESQLVFVGLAGMIDPPRREVRDAIATCRRAGIRTVMITGDHGTTAEAIAQQLGILPRGGKSLSGLQLAGMADDELDKHVEGIYVFSRVSPEHKLRIVKSLQRKGHVVAMTGDGVNDAPAIKAADIGIAMGITGTDVTKEASALILSDDNFSTIVAAIEEGRNIYENIRKFIRYLLASNVGEILTMFFAMMMGLPLPLVPIQILWVNLVTDGLPAMALGVDQPEKDLMEHKPRGAKENIFARRLGWKIISRGVLIGLCTLGAFWLTLQAAPDHPGQLIKAQSVAFATLVLAQLIHVFDCRSSRSIFHRNPLQNKYLVLAVISSVVLMLIVMYVEPLQPIFKTVPLGLREWAICIVAAGIPTFLMGAGSVWGGRRNRRRMGPGRFVPKSTKFSA
- a CDS encoding GNAT family N-acetyltransferase translates to MTVIIRTTQPEDLIPLTALMHEYIVGFYNNLWPGDEAIHLLINNLLNHQIGVQFVAEQDNQLIGFSTLYFTYSTMKAERVAIMNDLFVVEAFRDSEVETKLFEQCQQYTREHGCPYMSWITAETNVRAQQLFERLGATRGAWVNYSIT
- a CDS encoding bifunctional homocysteine S-methyltransferase/methylenetetrahydrofolate reductase, producing the protein MKADLRSVMQERVLVGDGAMGTFLYQMGFPVGISYEELNLISPEVVADVHRRYRDAGTEIFETNTYSANYDKLSKFGLESKVESVNRAGVRIAKEVAGSKGYVLGAVGSIRGGKRTNVSTSELKRFYEQQIFALLDEGVDGILLETFYDIEEMDIALLQTRKLSDLPVIGQFAVEHVGHTLDGYTMPEAFRIMREQGADVIGFNCRTGPNGIMRAMETVSGRIGIPMSVYPNAGAADYVDGEFRYGATPEYFGQTAVQFADLGARIIGGCCGTTPDHIAAMAGALADYQAAPIVQPDLTDPKPRIVLHENVDERAGRGGQPTIVDLVKQRHTVIVELDPPRDLDIAKFMKGAEVLKAAGADALTLADNSLAVTRMSNMALGHLVQDRTGLRPLVHIACRDRNLIGTQSHMMGFDALGINHVLAVTGDPARFGDLPGSSSVYDLTSFEIIRMIKQLNDGVAFSGKPLKQKAGFVIGAAFNPNVKHLDKAVQRLEKKIASGADYIMTQPIYDPQLIVAMHEATKHLEIPIFVGVMPLASGRNAEYLHNEVPGIQLSDEVRSRMAGLEGEEGRAMGVKIAKELLDVATTYFKGIYLMTPFMFYNMTAELTQYVWEKSEHQCPTCFNPNNQLQ
- the dapF gene encoding diaminopimelate epimerase encodes the protein MEFTKMHGLGNDFIVVFGEEKLPADAPELAVKWCNRFFGIGADGLVYILPSEKADFQMRIMNSDGSEAEQCGNAIRCVAKYVYDHGHVSGENITIETIGAGVQPVNLNIRDGKVETVRVDMGEPILDGLKVPTTVDANPVVDHSIEANGQQFKFTAVSMGNPHAVIYVEDAVNFDLSTWGPLLEVHPMFPKKINVEFATVRDRGYVDMRVWERGAGPTLACGTGACATLVSSVLNGHTDRTAVVSLKGGDLHIEWNESDNHVYMTGPAEVVFKGITS
- a CDS encoding YlbG family protein, which codes for MFAERTGFIIWVSDLKAARNLEKYGTVHYISRRMHYVVMYVNAERAEDTMKNVKRLSYVRKIERSYRNEIKTEYASKTMDKTSYYGI
- a CDS encoding selenium metabolism-associated LysR family transcriptional regulator, whose product is MNFHQLHIFYTVAEKGSFSAAAQALHMTQPAVTMQIQSLEDYFGTKLLHRSTKKIELSEAGMTLLPHAKRSVELVRHTDEAMSAFTQKLQGRLQLGASLTIGEYVLPRMLGPFARQYPDISIVMKVMNTTQIMDEILKHQLNFGLIEAPIHHPDMIVEPVMKDELKLIVPAGHALAQRGEVELEEVMSYPFVLREKGSGTRQVMEDQLQKRKIDPQDMNVVMELGSTGAVKSAVEAGVGITMLSPSSVQHEIALGLVHIVDIRGLEFKRQFYAIHLKSSLLPLSAVAFLNYLREQEQVELQQ
- a CDS encoding Rqc2 family fibronectin-binding protein, which produces MALDGIVTRAIVHELQGCIGGRISKIHQPNGHDVVLTLRAQRGNSKLLVSASPTYPRVHYTEKTFLNPTEAPMFCMLLRKHCEGAIIENIRQIGMERIIHIDVRQRDELGDVSVKRIIIELMGRHSNIILLDPITETILDGIHHVTPSISSYRVVMPGFSYTAPPEQHKSNPLEISKTEFENSYTAAEEDASRWLVNAFSGLSPLIAGEITARAVAADSEKLSSTEGEGRIEAEALWNAFESVMGLVKDNVYTPVTGMNAKGKMIFSAIQLQSIQDGEKTYDTISKCMEDYYGDKAERDTVKQRVSDLLRFLQNERSKNIKKLDNLNKDLLEADDADKFRLWGELLFASLHQVNKGDKTAQLVNFYDEDQATITIQLDPLLTPSDNAQRYFKRYNKYKNSLAVIHDQLGKTKDEIAYLDNLLQQLSIASMNDIEEIRDELVQQGYLRDRNKKGKKKKKNDRPTVHQFTSSEGIDILVGKNNLQNEYVTNRLASANDTWLHTKDIPGSHVVIRSTDFGEATLEEAAQLAAYFSQAKESSSVPVDYTFIRHVRKPSGAKPGFVIYDHQKTLFVTPNEELIKSLPSTIKNG